A stretch of the Leptotrichia sp. oral taxon 223 genome encodes the following:
- a CDS encoding BMP family protein → MKKIVTIFSVIFALMLVVACGNKPATGEQVKDGKTSADAANSKKAVAVVYSTGGKGDKSFNDATFRGLEKAQKELGITFKEYEPKDPSTEAKNALTQFAESGEFDLIIAVGYSMKDSLVAVAKTFPDQKFAIIDETVEGLPNVASILFKEHEGSFLVGALAGMMDKTGTIGFVGANETELIKRFYAGYEQGAKYVKPDIKVLPVYIGGNNSFNDQASAKAKTETLIQQGADVIYHAAGASGLGVFQAVKEKNVYGIGVDSNQDNLYPGIILTSMVKYVDNAVFDIIKSVVDGKFEPKIQTFGIKENGLGTTNFEFTKDKIGEENIKRLEQIKQDIKDGKIQVKSTL, encoded by the coding sequence ATGAAAAAGATTGTAACAATTTTTAGTGTAATTTTTGCACTGATGTTAGTTGTAGCTTGTGGAAATAAACCAGCTACTGGTGAACAAGTGAAAGATGGTAAAACATCTGCAGATGCGGCAAATTCTAAGAAAGCTGTCGCAGTAGTGTATTCTACTGGTGGAAAAGGTGACAAATCGTTTAATGATGCAACTTTCAGAGGACTAGAAAAAGCTCAGAAGGAATTGGGAATCACTTTTAAAGAGTACGAGCCAAAAGATCCGTCGACTGAAGCAAAAAATGCCTTGACGCAATTTGCTGAATCTGGAGAATTTGACTTGATTATTGCAGTTGGATACAGCATGAAAGATTCGCTAGTCGCAGTCGCTAAGACTTTCCCTGATCAAAAATTTGCGATAATTGATGAAACTGTAGAGGGTTTACCAAATGTTGCCTCTATTTTGTTTAAGGAACACGAAGGATCATTCTTGGTAGGAGCATTGGCTGGAATGATGGACAAAACAGGAACTATTGGATTTGTGGGTGCAAATGAAACTGAACTGATTAAGAGATTCTATGCAGGATATGAACAAGGTGCGAAATATGTAAAACCTGATATAAAAGTTTTGCCTGTTTATATCGGAGGGAATAATTCATTCAATGATCAAGCATCGGCTAAAGCTAAAACTGAAACATTAATTCAACAAGGTGCAGATGTTATTTACCATGCCGCTGGGGCAAGCGGACTAGGAGTTTTCCAGGCAGTTAAGGAAAAAAATGTTTATGGAATTGGAGTAGATTCTAACCAGGACAACTTATATCCAGGAATAATTTTGACATCTATGGTGAAATATGTCGATAACGCAGTATTTGACATTATAAAATCTGTTGTAGATGGAAAATTTGAACCAAAAATACAAACTTTTGGAATCAAGGAAAACGGATTAGGAACTACAAACTTTGAATTTACAAAAGATAAAATTGGTGAAGAAAACATCAAACGTCTTGAACAAATCAAACAGGATATTAAAGATGGAAAAATTCAAGTAAAATCTACATTATAG
- a CDS encoding YARHG domain-containing protein: MKTIFFIFTVLLILTGCGTQSETQNEKKSLGLSENELSEYTNRLRNFLKTNKDQVNQQDLLNEDGTPKITCSQKDVLLEALLTSPDAVTNGNSIPLIAGMLYAQQLKIINEAACYNSDGTITAPKKETDTTEQATSNPSEYENQNTSENSDSTLSTNKNTNDLDLEDLNNLKHEVMDNGNESAFNKYSKYQLKILRNMMFAERGFAFKKGGEMRTYFENKSWYSPTIEDQSEIQLNDYDKEFVLKLKKYEGID, encoded by the coding sequence ATGAAAACAATATTTTTTATATTTACAGTTTTATTAATACTGACAGGTTGCGGTACTCAATCCGAAACACAAAACGAAAAAAAATCTCTAGGATTGTCTGAAAATGAATTATCAGAATATACTAACAGATTAAGAAATTTTCTAAAAACTAATAAAGATCAAGTTAATCAACAAGATTTACTAAATGAAGATGGAACACCAAAAATAACTTGCTCTCAAAAAGATGTTTTATTAGAAGCATTACTGACTTCACCCGATGCAGTAACGAATGGTAATTCTATACCACTTATAGCAGGGATGCTATATGCACAGCAATTAAAGATTATTAATGAAGCTGCTTGTTATAATTCTGACGGAACTATTACTGCACCTAAAAAAGAAACAGATACAACAGAACAAGCAACTTCAAATCCTTCTGAATACGAAAATCAAAATACCTCTGAAAATTCTGATTCAACTTTATCAACAAATAAAAATACAAATGATTTAGATTTAGAAGATTTAAATAATTTAAAACATGAAGTTATGGATAATGGAAATGAATCTGCATTTAATAAATATAGTAAATATCAATTGAAAATTTTACGAAATATGATGTTTGCAGAAAGAGGGTTTGCGTTTAAAAAAGGTGGAGAAATGAGAACATATTTTGAAAACAAGTCTTGGTACTCACCAACAATTGAAGATCAATCAGAAATTCAATTAAACGACTATGATAAAGAATTCGTACTTAAACTAAAGAAATATGAGGGAATTGACTAA
- a CDS encoding thymidine phosphorylase: MRIVDIIQKKRDNEKLSDKELEFLLNEYLAGNAPDYQMSAFLMAVYFNDMAQDELLKFTMLMRDSGDVIKFDEINRFLVDKHSTGGVGDKVTAVLSPILSALGMGNVKLSGKGLGHTGGTIDKFESIKGFKFSTTKEELVKIANKTGIGLMGYSDNIVPLDKKLYSLRDVTATVPSIPLIASSIMSKKLAIYSDVIILDVKVGDGAFMKDLEQAKKLSERMIEIGKGAERKVKVVLSNMDEPLGYSIGNANEITEAIEFLKGNCADDLKEVVYTIASLALKEKGDVKDFDEAKSKIDEVINNGSALKILGEFIEASGGNKELINNYDLLPKAKSVMEVFSEKEGYVKKIKTEEIGKAAMIIGAGRAKKEDKVDHAVGINIFRKVGEKTGKNEKIAEIYYNDDKNVQESKNMILDAFVITPEEVEKPRAILEIIE, encoded by the coding sequence ATGAGAATAGTTGATATAATCCAAAAAAAACGTGATAACGAAAAGCTTTCTGACAAGGAACTGGAGTTTTTATTAAATGAATATTTAGCTGGAAATGCACCTGATTATCAGATGTCAGCATTTCTTATGGCAGTTTATTTCAATGATATGGCACAGGACGAATTGCTGAAATTTACAATGCTGATGAGGGATTCTGGTGATGTTATAAAGTTTGATGAAATAAATAGGTTTTTAGTGGATAAGCATAGTACTGGTGGAGTTGGGGACAAGGTTACTGCTGTACTTTCTCCAATTTTGTCTGCACTTGGAATGGGGAATGTGAAGCTGTCTGGAAAAGGGCTTGGACATACTGGAGGAACAATTGATAAATTTGAGTCAATTAAAGGATTTAAATTTTCGACTACAAAAGAAGAACTTGTAAAAATTGCCAATAAAACTGGAATAGGGCTTATGGGCTACAGCGACAACATTGTCCCTCTTGATAAAAAGTTGTATTCCTTACGTGACGTAACAGCAACTGTACCAAGCATACCACTAATTGCAAGCAGTATTATGAGTAAAAAATTAGCAATCTATTCGGATGTTATAATTCTTGATGTAAAGGTTGGGGATGGAGCCTTTATGAAGGATTTGGAGCAGGCTAAAAAGCTGTCAGAAAGAATGATTGAGATTGGGAAAGGCGCTGAGAGAAAGGTTAAGGTTGTGCTTAGCAATATGGATGAGCCGCTGGGATATTCAATCGGAAATGCAAATGAAATCACTGAAGCAATTGAGTTTTTGAAAGGGAACTGTGCAGATGACTTGAAGGAAGTTGTTTATACAATTGCAAGCCTTGCCTTGAAGGAAAAAGGGGACGTAAAGGACTTTGATGAGGCTAAGAGCAAAATTGATGAAGTAATAAACAATGGAAGCGCATTGAAAATTTTAGGTGAGTTTATTGAAGCAAGTGGCGGAAATAAAGAACTTATCAATAACTATGATTTATTGCCAAAAGCCAAATCTGTAATGGAAGTTTTTTCTGAAAAGGAAGGATATGTAAAAAAAATAAAGACAGAGGAAATTGGAAAAGCCGCAATGATTATAGGTGCTGGACGTGCTAAAAAGGAAGATAAAGTTGATCATGCAGTTGGAATAAATATTTTTAGAAAAGTTGGAGAAAAAACAGGAAAAAATGAAAAAATAGCGGAAATTTATTACAATGATGACAAAAATGTTCAAGAATCCAAAAATATGATTTTGGATGCATTTGTGATAACGCCAGAAGAAGTCGAAAAACCAAGGGCGATTTTAGAAATAATAGAATAG
- a CDS encoding saccharopine dehydrogenase family protein, which yields MGKKALVIGAGGVSNVVCHKCAQNSEVFSSIMIASRRKVKCDEIRERIEKSKYAGRIEIQTAQVDANNVPELVALINEYKPDIVINVALPYQDLTIMDACLETKTDYLDTANYEPLDTAKFEYKWQWAYKEKFEKAGITAILGSGFDPGVTGVFSAYAQKHYFDEINYIDILDANAGDHGYPFATNFNPEINIREVTANGSYWEDGKWVETKPMEIKRVYNFPQIGEKDMYLLHHEELESLALNIKGIKRIRFFMTFGQSYLTHLKVLENVGMTSIEPIEFEGKQIVPLQFLTAVLPDPASLGPRTKGKTNIGNIFRGKKDGVEKTYYVYNVCDHQECYKEVSSQAISYTTGVPAMIGAAMVLTGEWKKPGVFNVEEMNPDPFMDALNKFGLPWVEDFNPTLVD from the coding sequence ATGGGAAAAAAAGCGTTAGTAATCGGAGCTGGAGGAGTGTCAAATGTAGTCTGCCATAAATGTGCACAAAATTCAGAAGTATTTAGTTCAATTATGATAGCCAGCCGTAGAAAAGTAAAATGTGATGAAATCAGGGAAAGAATTGAAAAAAGCAAGTATGCTGGAAGAATTGAGATTCAGACTGCACAGGTTGATGCTAATAATGTGCCTGAACTGGTGGCGTTGATTAATGAATACAAGCCTGATATTGTGATAAATGTGGCTTTACCATATCAAGACTTGACAATTATGGATGCTTGTTTAGAAACTAAGACTGATTATTTGGATACAGCGAATTATGAACCTTTGGACACAGCGAAATTTGAGTACAAATGGCAATGGGCTTATAAGGAAAAATTTGAAAAGGCTGGAATTACAGCTATTTTAGGAAGTGGTTTTGATCCAGGTGTTACTGGAGTATTTTCAGCGTATGCACAAAAGCATTATTTTGATGAAATAAATTACATTGACATTCTTGATGCAAATGCAGGGGATCACGGTTACCCGTTTGCAACAAACTTTAATCCTGAAATTAATATTAGGGAAGTTACGGCTAATGGAAGTTACTGGGAAGACGGAAAATGGGTGGAAACAAAGCCGATGGAAATCAAGAGGGTGTATAATTTCCCACAAATTGGTGAAAAAGATATGTACTTGCTGCACCACGAAGAATTGGAATCACTTGCATTAAATATTAAAGGGATTAAAAGAATTAGATTCTTTATGACTTTTGGGCAAAGTTACCTTACTCATTTAAAAGTGCTTGAAAATGTTGGAATGACTTCGATTGAGCCAATAGAATTTGAAGGAAAGCAAATTGTACCATTGCAATTTTTAACAGCGGTATTGCCTGATCCAGCTTCACTTGGGCCTAGAACAAAAGGTAAGACAAATATCGGAAATATTTTCAGAGGTAAAAAAGACGGCGTGGAAAAAACTTATTATGTGTATAATGTGTGCGATCATCAGGAATGCTACAAGGAAGTCAGCTCACAGGCGATTTCCTACACAACAGGAGTACCCGCAATGATTGGAGCCGCAATGGTGCTTACTGGAGAATGGAAAAAACCGGGAGTATTCAATGTGGAGGAAATGAATCCAGATCCATTTATGGATGCGCTTAATAAATTTGGACTGCCTTGGGTTGAGGACTTCAATCCGACGTTGGTTGACTAG